One genomic window of Methanosalsum zhilinae DSM 4017 includes the following:
- a CDS encoding ATP-binding protein, whose protein sequence is MTSAIKLAAQARGYSKAAKDFEDKGQFVKARELYLKSSKLYNEASSINTDRTERNTQRDIAQHLFSKAQSLKSNSPNSTKVETENHNFNDQQDEESISKSDFVLKEIPKIGFDDIGGLNDVKEDIRKAMIYPFTHKELYQHYGQKAGEGILLYGPPGCGKTLMAKAAAKECDAEFINVKTSNIVSKWVGSSEKNIKQIFETARKSKKAIIFFDEIDSIAGKRSDSKDYSKRMVNELLAQMDGVEQIDSDILVLAATNEPWNIDPALRRPGRFSKLLFIPEPDHDARLAIFNIYLESRPIDPHLCLDELAANTEGYSGADISSICKEAADIPLNEALKGGLIRNIELRDFTTVILRRSPSIKSWYIGAQRSIKNSGEESIFKDILERVA, encoded by the coding sequence TTGACATCTGCTATAAAATTAGCTGCTCAAGCGCGGGGCTATTCAAAAGCTGCAAAAGATTTTGAAGATAAGGGACAGTTTGTAAAAGCTAGAGAACTGTACCTTAAGTCTTCTAAACTGTACAATGAAGCATCCAGCATAAATACTGATAGAACCGAACGTAACACTCAGCGTGACATTGCACAACACCTATTTTCAAAAGCACAGTCACTTAAGAGCAATTCACCCAATTCAACTAAGGTTGAGACTGAAAATCATAATTTCAACGATCAACAAGATGAAGAGTCTATATCAAAAAGCGATTTTGTTTTAAAAGAAATACCAAAAATAGGTTTTGATGACATTGGTGGATTAAATGATGTAAAAGAAGATATTCGTAAAGCTATGATATATCCATTTACACATAAAGAACTATACCAGCACTATGGCCAAAAAGCAGGAGAAGGTATACTTCTATATGGACCCCCTGGTTGTGGCAAGACCCTTATGGCAAAAGCAGCTGCTAAAGAATGTGATGCTGAGTTCATTAATGTAAAGACCAGCAATATAGTTAGTAAATGGGTAGGATCATCTGAAAAAAATATTAAACAGATATTTGAGACTGCCAGGAAATCGAAAAAGGCTATAATTTTCTTTGACGAGATTGATTCTATTGCTGGGAAAAGAAGTGATAGTAAAGACTATTCTAAAAGAATGGTCAACGAGTTGCTAGCACAAATGGACGGTGTCGAGCAAATTGACAGTGATATTCTTGTCCTTGCAGCTACAAATGAACCGTGGAATATTGATCCCGCGCTAAGAAGACCTGGTAGGTTTAGTAAACTTCTTTTCATACCTGAACCCGACCATGATGCAAGATTAGCTATTTTTAATATATATCTTGAGTCAAGACCGATCGACCCACATTTATGCCTGGATGAGCTAGCAGCAAACACTGAGGGATATTCTGGTGCTGATATTTCATCAATTTGTAAGGAAGCAGCGGATATACCACTAAATGAAGCATTAAAAGGTGGACTTATACGCAATATTGAGCTCAGAGATTTTACTACAGTCATTCTGCGTAGAAGTCCCTCAATAAAAAGTTGGTATATTGGAGCTCAAAGGTCAATAAAAAATAGCGGCGAAGAAAGCATTTTTAAAGACATACTTGAACGTGTAGCTTAA
- a CDS encoding SPFH domain-containing protein yields the protein MTFKWQRDKDEVARLIPKKIVKGIFNKQIILSPNERAVLVKNGVVQETITDGKLSIGGLLNFRSIGKDIDIVLLDISPKDISWEKEELWTADSHKVNCKGILRLRIIDPTKTFKMLYGHMVAESDNGKSLSTKDIYTVFESELLSHVLEPEVRALNAQELYGNKDIQVKMESELEVKLKSTLSLWGLELLKYNLQWDLGTYEDIMHANQEFQVKEEIDELETLAVEGEAERTGRLNVARIRADQALSSEKNNFVRDQKYKDVRSQVGIEKMQFEADIQQAREAIALKEELKLAKTRGKRTELEVDQDMRDREHGRDLEYLSKLAEAGGPEVAKTVSEGRELSRMTAEQIEAIAKVKQSEVLARENKIEFMKEVEDRERMNSYRRQELDAAMMSAANSNDKYIISKKCYECGTRISSDARFCSQCGRTL from the coding sequence ATGACATTCAAATGGCAACGTGACAAGGATGAAGTCGCGAGACTTATTCCTAAAAAAATAGTTAAAGGGATTTTCAATAAACAGATTATACTGTCACCAAATGAAAGAGCTGTTCTTGTCAAAAATGGAGTAGTACAGGAGACAATCACTGATGGTAAGCTAAGTATTGGTGGCTTGCTCAACTTTAGGTCAATTGGAAAAGATATTGATATTGTGTTATTAGACATTAGTCCAAAAGATATCTCATGGGAAAAAGAAGAGTTATGGACTGCAGATTCTCATAAGGTCAACTGTAAAGGTATACTAAGGCTCAGGATAATAGATCCTACAAAAACTTTCAAGATGCTTTATGGTCATATGGTTGCTGAAAGTGATAATGGAAAATCATTATCAACTAAAGATATCTATACTGTCTTCGAAAGTGAATTGCTTTCACATGTACTTGAACCTGAAGTGAGAGCCTTAAATGCCCAGGAACTTTATGGTAATAAAGACATACAAGTAAAGATGGAGAGCGAGCTTGAAGTAAAACTTAAATCAACTCTATCTCTATGGGGTCTTGAGCTTCTCAAATATAATCTACAATGGGACCTTGGTACCTATGAAGATATCATGCATGCAAACCAAGAGTTTCAAGTAAAAGAAGAAATTGATGAACTTGAGACTCTTGCTGTCGAGGGTGAAGCTGAAAGAACTGGAAGGCTGAATGTAGCTCGGATTCGAGCTGACCAAGCACTTTCTAGTGAAAAAAACAATTTTGTACGTGATCAGAAATATAAAGATGTTAGATCTCAAGTAGGTATTGAGAAAATGCAGTTCGAAGCTGATATACAACAAGCAAGAGAAGCTATCGCATTAAAAGAGGAGCTAAAACTTGCAAAAACTCGAGGTAAAAGGACAGAACTTGAAGTCGATCAAGATATGAGAGACCGTGAGCATGGTAGAGATCTTGAGTATTTGAGTAAACTCGCTGAAGCCGGTGGTCCCGAAGTAGCTAAGACTGTTAGTGAGGGTAGAGAGTTAAGTAGAATGACAGCAGAACAAATCGAAGCAATTGCTAAAGTAAAACAGAGTGAAGTCTTAGCTAGAGAGAATAAAATCGAGTTTATGAAAGAGGTAGAAGACCGTGAACGCATGAATTCATACAGGCGCCAGGAACTCGATGCTGCAATGATGTCTGCTGCAAATAGCAATGATAAGTATATAATTTCTAAAAAATGCTATGAATGTGGTACAAGAATATCTTCAGATGCAAGATTTTGTAGCCAATGTGGGAGAACACTCTAA
- a CDS encoding ribbon-helix-helix protein, CopG family — MGRSYPVSARVSEDSKDYLDKLVEMGIAINRSEALKICIRYAKQNKMEDEM; from the coding sequence ATGGGTAGATCATATCCAGTTAGTGCAAGAGTCTCAGAAGATAGTAAGGATTATCTTGATAAATTAGTGGAAATGGGAATAGCTATCAACCGTTCAGAGGCTCTAAAAATTTGCATAAGATATGCAAAACAGAACAAAATGGAGGATGAGATGTAA
- a CDS encoding protein-tyrosine-phosphatase produces the protein MNKFLFVCTGNLQRSPTFEIWFKKNRPEYEAKSAGTRTLHFDPDTNQVNDELLDWADIIFCMDLEQHLYIYINHPTYRDKLEVIGVSDQYDRFSLRLIDIIEHWVQLKRL, from the coding sequence ATGAATAAGTTTCTATTCGTATGTACTGGAAACCTGCAAAGATCACCAACTTTTGAGATATGGTTCAAAAAAAACCGTCCAGAGTATGAAGCAAAGTCTGCAGGAACAAGAACATTGCATTTTGATCCTGATACTAACCAGGTCAATGATGAACTCTTAGATTGGGCAGATATAATTTTTTGTATGGACTTGGAACAGCATTTATACATATATATAAATCATCCAACATATCGTGATAAATTAGAAGTTATAGGGGTTTCTGATCAGTACGATAGATTTTCTTTAAGACTTATAGATATCATAGAGCATTGGGTTCAGCTAAAGAGGCTTTGA